In bacterium, a single window of DNA contains:
- a CDS encoding translation initiation factor IF-2, translating to SAGEDVTAETSSSASGVPETDAGDVSPDSSVVGVEAGDTSEEGEVGQPEEVEEKPLKKRAGPKVLGKIELAKEPETRAPAQKKRTRVFHDAPDVEEEDDGDGRKKKGGKKRSKKREFTRTDLVDYEGLPGRRVTKGGKQKKKGAAEEETISAAEKTVPKASKRIVKMDEIITVGELASQMSLKSGEVIQKLIELGIMATINQAIDQDTATIIAEEFGFQVESVSFDEAEILLVEDQEETGVELPRSPIVTVMGHVDHGKTSLLDTIRKSSVAEREHGGITQHIGAYQVTVEDGRTITFIDTPGHAAFTSMRARGAQVTDIVILVVAADDGVMPQTVEAIEHAKAAGVPIVVAVNKMDKEGANPDKVKQQLAERGLQPEDWGGDVMFFHVSALQGGGISELLEGVLLVAEVAELKANPERRAVGTIIEARQELGRGIVATVLVQKGTLRLGEIYVTGAEFGRVRSMMNHRGETITEAGPAVPVEITGLSGVPRAGDDFVVVESESKARAVAMNRAEKLKLKESRLGGGPVSLEEFARQAGKAKAAELNLIVKADVHGSLEAVRDAVEKLSGEKVKVHVVLGGVGGVSENDVQLAIASKALIVGFNVRAESRAADEAERHGVEIRFYRVIYELVDDVKRAMAGLLEPIKKEKSLGRIEVRDTFMVPKIGRIAGGYVLDGIARRGAYVRLLRDSAVVHEGKMSGLRRFKDDVKEVQSGYECGVSIENFNDVKIGDVIEMYEIEEIEASLDDLN from the coding sequence GTGCTTGGAAAAATTGAACTCGCAAAAGAGCCGGAGACTCGAGCGCCAGCTCAGAAGAAGCGGACCCGAGTATTTCATGACGCCCCAGATGTTGAAGAGGAAGATGACGGCGATGGTCGCAAGAAGAAAGGCGGTAAAAAGCGTTCGAAAAAGAGGGAGTTTACGCGAACTGATCTGGTCGATTACGAAGGATTGCCAGGTCGTCGAGTAACAAAAGGTGGAAAGCAGAAAAAGAAGGGCGCAGCAGAAGAGGAGACTATAAGCGCCGCTGAGAAGACCGTTCCAAAAGCCTCGAAGCGAATTGTTAAGATGGATGAAATTATCACCGTGGGTGAACTTGCCTCCCAGATGAGCCTTAAATCTGGTGAAGTCATTCAAAAGCTCATCGAGCTTGGAATCATGGCGACAATTAACCAAGCAATCGATCAAGATACTGCAACTATCATCGCTGAGGAATTTGGCTTTCAGGTGGAATCAGTTTCTTTCGATGAGGCTGAGATTCTCCTAGTTGAAGATCAAGAGGAGACTGGTGTTGAGTTGCCGCGCTCTCCAATCGTTACCGTCATGGGGCACGTCGACCACGGGAAGACGTCGCTTCTTGATACAATTCGAAAGAGTTCGGTTGCTGAACGTGAGCATGGGGGTATTACTCAGCACATAGGTGCCTATCAAGTAACGGTAGAGGATGGCAGAACGATTACGTTTATCGATACGCCGGGTCACGCCGCGTTTACATCGATGAGAGCGAGAGGAGCGCAGGTTACTGATATCGTAATTCTTGTTGTCGCTGCCGATGATGGTGTTATGCCGCAGACAGTTGAAGCAATTGAGCATGCAAAAGCTGCGGGTGTTCCAATCGTGGTTGCGGTCAACAAGATGGATAAAGAGGGCGCAAATCCGGATAAAGTAAAGCAGCAACTTGCCGAGCGAGGATTGCAGCCAGAAGACTGGGGTGGAGATGTGATGTTCTTCCATGTTTCAGCGCTTCAGGGAGGCGGAATCTCAGAATTATTAGAAGGAGTACTTCTTGTTGCTGAGGTCGCAGAGTTAAAAGCAAATCCTGAGCGTCGAGCGGTCGGTACAATCATTGAGGCTCGTCAAGAGCTCGGAAGGGGAATCGTTGCTACAGTGCTTGTTCAAAAGGGGACGCTCCGACTAGGAGAGATTTATGTAACAGGTGCTGAGTTTGGGCGAGTTCGTTCAATGATGAACCATAGGGGCGAAACCATTACGGAAGCCGGTCCCGCCGTTCCTGTTGAGATTACTGGACTGAGTGGTGTTCCTAGAGCTGGTGATGACTTTGTTGTCGTTGAGTCTGAGAGTAAAGCTCGTGCCGTGGCGATGAATCGCGCTGAGAAGTTAAAACTTAAGGAGTCAAGGCTGGGCGGAGGACCTGTCTCTCTTGAGGAGTTTGCCCGACAAGCTGGAAAGGCAAAAGCAGCAGAATTAAATCTGATTGTAAAAGCAGATGTTCACGGTTCACTGGAGGCAGTTCGCGATGCAGTAGAAAAGCTCTCCGGTGAAAAGGTGAAAGTACACGTGGTCTTAGGTGGTGTAGGAGGTGTGAGCGAGAACGATGTTCAGTTAGCTATTGCATCCAAAGCTTTGATTGTTGGATTTAACGTTCGCGCTGAGTCTCGAGCAGCTGATGAGGCAGAGCGCCACGGTGTTGAAATACGATTTTATCGAGTTATTTATGAGCTTGTTGATGATGTAAAGCGTGCGATGGCAGGTCTTCTCGAACCTATTAAGAAAGAGAAGTCGCTCGGACGAATTGAGGTGCGAGACACCTTTATGGTCCCAAAAATCGGACGAATTGCTGGTGGCTATGTTCTTGATGGAATCGCTCGAAGAGGTGCATACGTGCGGCTGCTTCGTGATAGTGCAGTGGTTCACGAAGGAAAGATGAGTGGTCTGCGTCGTTTTAAAGATGATGTGAAGGAAGTTCAGTCTGGATATGAGTGCGGTGTCTCAATTGAAAATTTTAATGATGTCAAGATTGGAGACGTTATTGAGATGTACGAGATTGAAGAAATTGAAGCATCTTTAGATGACCTCAACTAA
- the rbfA gene encoding 30S ribosome-binding factor RbfA produces MSENRRVYKVAQAIREVLAKRLLETSDERLRMVTITGVKVSKDLRVASVYWVQSGSKQRILEIEGAFKGARGFFRAALSEGLRLRFIPELRFFYDNTLDTVEQIESIMKESVERQSPSQEIEQDEQGVCQSTSFVKEEVRDE; encoded by the coding sequence TTGAGTGAAAACAGACGTGTATACAAAGTCGCGCAAGCAATCCGAGAAGTTCTAGCAAAAAGATTGCTCGAAACTTCTGACGAGCGGTTGCGCATGGTAACGATTACAGGTGTGAAAGTTTCCAAAGACTTGAGAGTCGCATCTGTCTATTGGGTCCAGTCGGGCTCAAAACAGCGAATTTTAGAGATCGAGGGAGCTTTCAAGGGGGCTCGCGGTTTCTTTCGTGCGGCGCTTTCGGAGGGACTCCGACTCAGATTTATTCCCGAACTCCGATTTTTTTATGATAATACGCTCGATACGGTTGAGCAGATAGAATCTATAATGAAGGAATCTGTAGAGCGACAGTCACCCAGTCAAGAAATTGAGCAGGATGAACAAGGGGTTTGTCAGAGCACCTCTTTCGTTAAAGAGGAAGTTCGCGATGAATAA
- a CDS encoding bifunctional oligoribonuclease/PAP phosphatase NrnA: MNKGFVRAPLSLKRKFAMNKKEEALAAAVEVISKSSSIAILSHISPDPDAYGSSCGLAHIIRQSLPSCDVRLFNEDADAARERLAFLPGAESVAHETESWCPDLFITCDAGELNRVGDRLEQWVVSNKNVPLINIDHHESNNNFGTVNVVDTKASSTSELVIDLFHEWKTSSDSKSLLPKNAAECLLAGILGDTGAFRYRSTTADTLEKSAELLRSGARLDVLTRHLFGSVPLSTVKMNGIGFQKMRTLCDGRIAGVAITEEDYKRVAGGPEDAEELAELLRDIEGVEISYSVRWFDGKWKASLRTSRADVDLAAVSTSFGGGGHRAAAAFRASGALNDIVARLESALEKVLPLEAESAE, from the coding sequence ATGAACAAGGGGTTTGTCAGAGCACCTCTTTCGTTAAAGAGGAAGTTCGCGATGAATAAAAAAGAAGAAGCATTGGCTGCTGCGGTGGAGGTTATTTCGAAGAGTTCGTCGATTGCTATTCTGTCACATATTAGCCCAGATCCCGATGCTTACGGCTCTTCTTGCGGGCTAGCTCATATCATCAGGCAGAGCTTGCCATCCTGTGATGTTCGTCTTTTCAATGAAGATGCTGATGCAGCACGAGAAAGACTTGCCTTCTTGCCTGGAGCAGAATCTGTTGCTCATGAGACAGAGAGTTGGTGCCCAGACCTATTTATCACTTGCGATGCGGGAGAACTTAATCGAGTCGGAGACCGGTTAGAGCAATGGGTGGTCTCTAATAAAAATGTGCCACTTATTAATATTGATCATCATGAATCAAACAATAACTTCGGCACGGTCAATGTGGTTGATACCAAAGCATCTTCAACCAGTGAGTTAGTTATTGATTTGTTTCATGAATGGAAAACTTCCTCCGATAGTAAGTCCTTGTTACCAAAGAATGCAGCAGAGTGTCTTTTAGCTGGCATCCTAGGTGATACCGGAGCATTTCGTTATCGCTCGACTACAGCCGATACTCTTGAAAAATCTGCAGAGTTACTGAGGTCAGGTGCGCGTTTAGATGTGCTTACCCGACATCTGTTTGGCTCGGTGCCTTTATCTACCGTTAAGATGAATGGTATCGGTTTTCAAAAGATGAGAACGCTATGCGATGGACGCATTGCTGGTGTAGCGATTACGGAGGAGGACTATAAGAGAGTCGCTGGTGGCCCAGAAGATGCTGAAGAGTTAGCTGAGCTCCTTAGAGATATTGAAGGAGTTGAGATTTCTTATTCTGTCAGATGGTTTGATGGCAAGTGGAAAGCTAGTCTCAGGACGTCGCGTGCGGATGTAGACCTGGCAGCTGTTTCGACGTCGTTTGGGGGAGGAGGGCATCGAGCTGCGGCAGCCTTTCGCGCATCAGGAGCACTGAATGATAT